Below is a window of Virgibacillus sp. NKC19-3 DNA.
TGATATTAAATACACCCAAGACGGCATGGAAGCATTATGATTTGCTGGGAAGCTTGCAGCGGCATTTTCAGATTCCTGTTTATATCGACACGGATGTTAATGTGGCATGCTTGGCGGAATATCGTCATGGCGTGGGCAGGGATGTAAGCAGTTGTTTGTATATAACGGTCGGGACAGGTATAGGAGCAGGTTTGGTCCAAGATGGTCGTATATTTCAGGGGAGAAGTCATCCGGAAATGGGACATGTCAGGATTCCACAGCATTCGGATGATTCGTTTGCTGGTATTTGTCCGTACCATCGTAACTGTCTTGAAGGTATGGCATCCGGATCGGCTATTGAAAAAAGGTATGGCAAGAAAGGGAATTTATTGGGTAATGATGTAAATGTCTGGGAAATCGAGGCCCATTATTTGGCACATGCCATTGTTAGCTATACGTTGATTTTATCACCTGAGCGAGTCATTTTGGGAGGTGGAGTGATGAAGCAGGATAGTTTGTTTCCCCTTGTGCGGCAAAAGGTCTCCGAGCTGATGAATGATTATGTTTACATGGGTGACATGAGCGAATTCATCACCGCGCCGGAACTGGATGACGAGCAAGGTGTGAAAGGAGCGATTGCGCTGACGATTGGGATGTAATAATTTTGTTTATAAAAAAGTGTCATGCTACAAAATCAGTAGCATGACATTTTTGTTC
It encodes the following:
- a CDS encoding ROK family protein; amino-acid sequence: MLIGGIEAGGTKIVCAVGNSTGEIKAKQSIPTREPDETLAEIKNFYSDYELEALGVGSFGPIDLDKNSDTYGMILNTPKTAWKHYDLLGSLQRHFQIPVYIDTDVNVACLAEYRHGVGRDVSSCLYITVGTGIGAGLVQDGRIFQGRSHPEMGHVRIPQHSDDSFAGICPYHRNCLEGMASGSAIEKRYGKKGNLLGNDVNVWEIEAHYLAHAIVSYTLILSPERVILGGGVMKQDSLFPLVRQKVSELMNDYVYMGDMSEFITAPELDDEQGVKGAIALTIGM